A part of Liolophura sinensis isolate JHLJ2023 chromosome 1, CUHK_Ljap_v2, whole genome shotgun sequence genomic DNA contains:
- the LOC135464590 gene encoding ubiquitin-conjugating enzyme E2 Z-like: MATGGDDWDPFCAGDTGLSKESRERIQKVDMKRFFEEKSLEPYIYVYFDEDDMAKVHVLAVGERCTPYYGGFFYFVVRFPHNYPQDPPKVKLMNTGGGRVRFNPNIYINGKVCHPILGTWSEKSWKPENQLFDVLLEIQAMLNERPFENEPDPFHPGFPFPELPGNDMSKYNDVIRHETLRVAVCDMLEPGTVVMPEEMRTKIKDIFFDNYKDYIGICKKNNHLNDIKLDDHDPFGHITVKMGLADHVWNFNSHPRDGNFDYHSIQERIQKIKQEVDKERERSVLNDWLP, translated from the exons ATGGCGACTGGAGGCGACGACTGGGACCCATTCTGTGCTGGGGACACTGGACTCTCCAAAGAATCGAGAGAAAGGATCCAGAA GGTAGACATGAAGagattttttgaagagaaaagcCTTGAGccttatatatatgtgtactttgATGAGGACGACATGGCAaag GTCCATGTGTTAGCTGTTGGAGAACGCTGCACACCGTACTATGGAGGCTTCTTCTATTTTGTTGTCCGATTTCCACACAACTACCCTCAAGACCCCCCTAAAGTTAAGCTAATGAATACAGGGGGAGGCAGGGTTCGATTTAACCCCAACATCTACATCAATGGTAAAGTCTGCCATCCCATCCTAGG GACATGGTCAGAAAAGTCATGGAAGCCAGAGAATCAGCTGTTTGATGTGCTTTTAGAGATACAAGCTATGCTGAATGAGAGACCATTTGAAAATGAGCCAGACCCTTTTCATCCAGGATTTCCTTTCCCA GAACTGCCTGGTAATGACATGAGTAAATATAATGATGTGATTCGTCATGAAACATTGAGGGTAGCCGTGTGCGACATGCTGGAGCCTGGTACTGTTGTCATGCCAGAGGAGATGAG AACCAAGATTAAAGATATTTTCTTTGACAACTACAAAGATTATATTGGCATTTGTAAAAAGAACAACCACTTAAACGACATCAAACTGGATGATCAT GATCCATTTGGACATATAACTGTCAAGATGGGCTTAGCTGATCATGTATGGAACTTCAATTCCCATCCAAGAGATGGAAACTTTGACTACCACAGCATACAAGAGCGCATACAAAAAATTAAGCAGGAAGTTgacaaagagagagagagatctGTATTAAATGACTGGCTACCCTAA
- the LOC135461749 gene encoding glycerol-3-phosphate dehydrogenase [NAD(+)], cytoplasmic-like, translating to MSDKKKICIVGSGNWGSAIAKIIGNNVKDPELSKKFQEEVCMYVYEEMVNGKKLTEIINNDHENVKYLPGHKLPENVKAVPDVKESAKDADILIFVVPHQFVKGICKQLQGSVKSGAIAVSLIKGFDVGEQGGIILISDVIRQALQIPCAVLMGANIANEVAGENYCEATIGCKSDEYSGLLKEVFQTEYFRIVCVKDEQTVEVCGALKNVVAVGAGIADGLGYGDNTKAAVIRLGLMEMVKFCEEFYPGSQMATFLESCGVADLVTTCYGGRNRRVAEAYAKTGKSIEELEKEMLNGQKLQGPPTAFEVNFMLKNKGFEEKFPLFTAIHRICKGELKCEDFINCLKNHPEHM from the exons GGGATCAGCAATAGCAAAAATTATTGGAAATAATGTGAAGGACCCAGAATTGTCTAAAAAGTTCCAGGAagaagtgtgtatgtatgtgtatgaggaGATGGTAAATGGAAAGAAACTAACAGAAATCATCAACAACGACCACGAGAATGTCAAGTACTTGCCCGGTCACAAGTTACCAGAGAATGTG AAAGCTGTCCCTGATGTGAAGGAATCAGCCAAAGATGcagatattttaatatttgttgtgCCTCATCAGTTTGTCAAAGGCATTTGTAAGCAGCTACAGGGAAGTGTGAAGTCAGGTGCCATTGCTGTATCTCTTATCAAG GGCTTTGATGTTGGGGAGCAAGGCGGCATTATTCTTATCTCTGACGTAATTAGACAGGCCCTGCAGATTCCCTGTGCAGTGCTGATGGGAGCAAATATAGCAAATGAAGTTGCTGGAGAGAATTACTGTGAAGCTACAATAG GTTGCAAATCTGATGAATATAGTGGCTTACTCAAAGAAGTCTTTCAAACGGAATATTTCAGAATAGTGTGTGTAAAAGATGAACAAACTGTGGAAGTCTGTGGCGCCTTGAAG AATGTAGTTGCCGTAGGAGCTGGTATAGCTGATGGGTTAGGGTATGGGGACAACACTAAAGCAGCAGTTATACGGCTTGGGCTCATGGAGATGgtgaagttttgtgaagaaTTTTATCCAG GTTCACAAATGGCCACGTTCCTGGAAAGTTGTGGAGTGGCAGATTTAGTGACAACATGCTATGGTGGACGAAACAGACGTGTAGCAGAGGCTTATGCAAAAACCGGAAAG AGTATAGAGGAGTTGGAAAAAGAAATGCTGAATGGACAGAAACTTCAAGGACCACCTACAGCTTTTGAGGTCAACTTCATGTTAAAGAACAAAGGCTTTGAGGAAAA GTTTCCATTGTTCACAGCTATTCACAGAATCTGCAAGGGTGAGCTCAAGTGTGAAGACTTCATCAACTGCCTGAAAAACCATCCAGAACATATGTAA